One stretch of Epinephelus lanceolatus isolate andai-2023 chromosome 15, ASM4190304v1, whole genome shotgun sequence DNA includes these proteins:
- the erich1 gene encoding uncharacterized protein erich1 isoform X3 codes for MARREEVFQSKVLQKLYPAAPKLEKQPSPPRIVDALSKKTYVKRKASQQDTAIGTQSAATPGRRMYTVLPPPADYKTDSEKSVTLPQFESINSAEDPAEEVVRDSDKDQDKEEEEQKRKRRRRKRKTALHQDSEKDGAAPLSESSTGQSHTPVDEGGERVSRNKKRKLKKKRHKEKLLSMGLMPRATALEFTYRKDGEEEEEEEEEGRAVDVSDFLRTTLEIYLSDSSMRGDKLPLLSGTVNDLLSSISSGSKPTSVLKQLHSLKALVQQQEANKLEMALEEFSNTSPMSAEETTAVIALFQYWITDIFPMQGDKKTGFSTTHP; via the exons ATGGCACGTAGGGAAGAAG TTTTTCAATCAAAAGTACTTCAGAAGCTTTACCCTGCAGCTCCCAAACTGGAGAAGCAACCCAGCCCACCACGCATTGTAGATGCCCTATCCAAAAAAACCTATGTGAAAAGAAAGGCCTCTCAACAAGACACTGCCATTG GGACACAGAGTGCAGCCACTCCAGGCAGGCGGATGTACACAGTCCTACCTCCTCCCGCAGACTACAAGACAGATTCAGAGAAATCTGTCACACTTCCCCAGTTCGAAAGCATAAATAGTGCGGAGGACCCAGCTG AAGAGGTCGTCCGTGATAGCGACAAAGACCAAgataaagaggaagaagagcagaaaagaaaaaggaggcgaaggaaaaggaaaacagCCCTCCATCAAGACTCTGAGAAAGATGGAGCAGCTCCACTGAGTGAGTCCAGCACAGGTCAGAGTCACACACCTGTAGATGAGGGAGGTGAGCGCGTTAGCAGGAACAAGAAGAGGAAGCTGAAAAAGAAGCGGCACAAAGAGAAGCTGCTCTCCATGGGTCTGATGCCTCGGGCCACTGCCCTGGAGTTCACGTACCGAAAAGAtggggaagaagaggaggaggaggaggaggaggggagagctGTGGATGTGTCAGACTTCCTCAGGACAACACTGGAAATCTATTTGTCAGATT CCTCCATGCGTGGAGACAAGCTTCCTCTCCTGTCTGGGACAGTGAATGACCTTCTGAGCAGCATATCCAGCGGATCCAAGCCCACCTCTGTCCTGAAGCAGCTCCACAGTCTCAAGGCCCTTGTTCAACAGCAAGAGGCaaacaaactggaaatggcACTGGAGGAGTTCTCCAACACGTCTCCCATGTCTGCAG AGGAAACCACTGCAGTCATTGCACTCTTCCAATACTGGATCACAGACATTTTTCCCATGCAGGGAGACAAGAAGACAGGGTTTTCTACGACGCACCCATGA
- the erich1 gene encoding uncharacterized protein erich1 isoform X2, translating to MARREEVFQSKVLQKLYPAAPKLEKQPSPPRIVDALSKKTYVKRKASQQDTAIDTGTQSAATPGRRMYTVLPPPADYKTDSEKSVTLPQFESINSAEDPAEVVRDSDKDQDKEEEEQKRKRRRRKRKTALHQDSEKDGAAPLSESSTGQSHTPVDEGGERVSRNKKRKLKKKRHKEKLLSMGLMPRATALEFTYRKDGEEEEEEEEEGRAVDVSDFLRTTLEIYLSDSSMRGDKLPLLSGTVNDLLSSISSGSKPTSVLKQLHSLKALVQQQEANKLEMALEEFSNTSPMSAEETTAVIALFQYWITDIFPMQGDKKTGFSTTHP from the exons ATGGCACGTAGGGAAGAAG TTTTTCAATCAAAAGTACTTCAGAAGCTTTACCCTGCAGCTCCCAAACTGGAGAAGCAACCCAGCCCACCACGCATTGTAGATGCCCTATCCAAAAAAACCTATGTGAAAAGAAAGGCCTCTCAACAAGACACTGCCATTG ATACAGGGACACAGAGTGCAGCCACTCCAGGCAGGCGGATGTACACAGTCCTACCTCCTCCCGCAGACTACAAGACAGATTCAGAGAAATCTGTCACACTTCCCCAGTTCGAAAGCATAAATAGTGCGGAGGACCCAGCTG AGGTCGTCCGTGATAGCGACAAAGACCAAgataaagaggaagaagagcagaaaagaaaaaggaggcgaaggaaaaggaaaacagCCCTCCATCAAGACTCTGAGAAAGATGGAGCAGCTCCACTGAGTGAGTCCAGCACAGGTCAGAGTCACACACCTGTAGATGAGGGAGGTGAGCGCGTTAGCAGGAACAAGAAGAGGAAGCTGAAAAAGAAGCGGCACAAAGAGAAGCTGCTCTCCATGGGTCTGATGCCTCGGGCCACTGCCCTGGAGTTCACGTACCGAAAAGAtggggaagaagaggaggaggaggaggaggaggggagagctGTGGATGTGTCAGACTTCCTCAGGACAACACTGGAAATCTATTTGTCAGATT CCTCCATGCGTGGAGACAAGCTTCCTCTCCTGTCTGGGACAGTGAATGACCTTCTGAGCAGCATATCCAGCGGATCCAAGCCCACCTCTGTCCTGAAGCAGCTCCACAGTCTCAAGGCCCTTGTTCAACAGCAAGAGGCaaacaaactggaaatggcACTGGAGGAGTTCTCCAACACGTCTCCCATGTCTGCAG AGGAAACCACTGCAGTCATTGCACTCTTCCAATACTGGATCACAGACATTTTTCCCATGCAGGGAGACAAGAAGACAGGGTTTTCTACGACGCACCCATGA
- the erich1 gene encoding uncharacterized protein erich1 isoform X1 produces the protein MARREEVFQSKVLQKLYPAAPKLEKQPSPPRIVDALSKKTYVKRKASQQDTAIDTGTQSAATPGRRMYTVLPPPADYKTDSEKSVTLPQFESINSAEDPAEEVVRDSDKDQDKEEEEQKRKRRRRKRKTALHQDSEKDGAAPLSESSTGQSHTPVDEGGERVSRNKKRKLKKKRHKEKLLSMGLMPRATALEFTYRKDGEEEEEEEEEGRAVDVSDFLRTTLEIYLSDSSMRGDKLPLLSGTVNDLLSSISSGSKPTSVLKQLHSLKALVQQQEANKLEMALEEFSNTSPMSAEETTAVIALFQYWITDIFPMQGDKKTGFSTTHP, from the exons ATGGCACGTAGGGAAGAAG TTTTTCAATCAAAAGTACTTCAGAAGCTTTACCCTGCAGCTCCCAAACTGGAGAAGCAACCCAGCCCACCACGCATTGTAGATGCCCTATCCAAAAAAACCTATGTGAAAAGAAAGGCCTCTCAACAAGACACTGCCATTG ATACAGGGACACAGAGTGCAGCCACTCCAGGCAGGCGGATGTACACAGTCCTACCTCCTCCCGCAGACTACAAGACAGATTCAGAGAAATCTGTCACACTTCCCCAGTTCGAAAGCATAAATAGTGCGGAGGACCCAGCTG AAGAGGTCGTCCGTGATAGCGACAAAGACCAAgataaagaggaagaagagcagaaaagaaaaaggaggcgaaggaaaaggaaaacagCCCTCCATCAAGACTCTGAGAAAGATGGAGCAGCTCCACTGAGTGAGTCCAGCACAGGTCAGAGTCACACACCTGTAGATGAGGGAGGTGAGCGCGTTAGCAGGAACAAGAAGAGGAAGCTGAAAAAGAAGCGGCACAAAGAGAAGCTGCTCTCCATGGGTCTGATGCCTCGGGCCACTGCCCTGGAGTTCACGTACCGAAAAGAtggggaagaagaggaggaggaggaggaggaggggagagctGTGGATGTGTCAGACTTCCTCAGGACAACACTGGAAATCTATTTGTCAGATT CCTCCATGCGTGGAGACAAGCTTCCTCTCCTGTCTGGGACAGTGAATGACCTTCTGAGCAGCATATCCAGCGGATCCAAGCCCACCTCTGTCCTGAAGCAGCTCCACAGTCTCAAGGCCCTTGTTCAACAGCAAGAGGCaaacaaactggaaatggcACTGGAGGAGTTCTCCAACACGTCTCCCATGTCTGCAG AGGAAACCACTGCAGTCATTGCACTCTTCCAATACTGGATCACAGACATTTTTCCCATGCAGGGAGACAAGAAGACAGGGTTTTCTACGACGCACCCATGA
- the LOC117267485 gene encoding uncharacterized protein LOC117267485, whose translation MFFRVPRLTPGYIRLLQTQAYHNVPVTAPVERSMPGMAVLLGAVGIGMCGYSSRQLALYHRPSTRVLQWVGTHTDASMVGSAAHRTPFLDVHRRAGACQEIPPPSFVGQKVAMK comes from the exons atgtttttcagagtaCCAAGACTGACTCCGGGCTACATCAGACTGCTGCAG ACCCAGGCCTACCATAATGTGCCTGTGACGGCTCCAGTGGAGAGGAGCATGCCGGGCATGGCTGTGCTCCTGGGAGCCGTGGGGATCGGGATGTGTGGTTACAGCTCCCGGCAGTTGGCCCTCTACCACCGGCCCTCCACCCGTGTCCTTCAGTGGGTTGGCACGCACACTGATGCCAGCATGGTGGGCTCAGCAGCCCATAGGACCCCCTTCCTGGATGTTCATCGCCGGGCTGGTGCCTGCCAGGAGATCCCACCTCCCTCCTTTGTAGGCCAGAAAGTTGCCATGAAGTAA